One genomic segment of Novisyntrophococcus fermenticellae includes these proteins:
- a CDS encoding polysaccharide pyruvyl transferase family protein, which produces MKVGILTFTEGYNYGNKLQNYALLTYLQNNFPCEVKTVDNCVAQGSRFEKARILLTWAFPSAKHYMYWKRLLRFKSFNKKYLKFTSEKLTSNTKKFSEVDCFVCGSDQIWNPHYYSNIDLLTGKLPVPKRSISYAASFGVNEIPDEKKVAFAKALGNLDAISVREEQGLHICKELGFENGRVNIDPTFLLSKDEWLKVIRKPDKQLPSKYVVTYFLGSIKNNVEYNIENYCKINNLERIDLNSVTALKWFDITPFEFLYLIKNAEFVFTDSFHASVFSIIFGKNFLTAERTSKNSNKMSSRIDTLFSTFSCENHRMIAFDGNIDSLKMDEAKVESIIQHEKDRTYEYFSSIIFH; this is translated from the coding sequence ATGAAAGTAGGAATTTTAACATTTACAGAAGGATACAATTACGGCAATAAGCTTCAAAATTATGCTTTACTAACATATTTGCAGAATAACTTTCCATGCGAGGTTAAAACAGTAGATAATTGTGTCGCACAAGGAAGCAGATTTGAAAAAGCAAGAATTTTATTGACGTGGGCGTTTCCTTCTGCGAAGCACTATATGTATTGGAAGAGACTTTTAAGATTCAAATCGTTTAATAAAAAATATCTGAAATTTACATCTGAAAAACTGACATCAAACACTAAGAAATTTTCCGAGGTGGATTGTTTTGTGTGTGGAAGTGATCAAATCTGGAATCCACATTACTATAGTAATATTGATTTGTTAACGGGAAAATTGCCGGTACCTAAGAGAAGCATTTCGTATGCAGCAAGTTTTGGTGTAAATGAAATCCCGGATGAAAAGAAAGTGGCTTTTGCAAAGGCACTAGGCAATCTGGATGCAATTTCTGTTCGAGAAGAACAGGGATTGCATATCTGTAAGGAACTGGGGTTTGAAAATGGTAGAGTAAACATTGATCCTACTTTTTTGTTGTCAAAGGATGAATGGTTAAAAGTAATAAGGAAACCGGACAAGCAACTGCCGTCAAAATATGTTGTTACTTATTTTTTAGGAAGCATCAAAAACAATGTTGAATATAACATCGAAAATTATTGTAAGATAAATAACCTTGAACGGATTGACTTGAATTCAGTGACTGCCTTGAAATGGTTTGATATTACGCCGTTTGAGTTCCTTTATCTTATCAAGAATGCAGAGTTTGTTTTCACTGACTCGTTTCATGCATCGGTCTTTTCTATAATCTTCGGAAAGAATTTCTTGACTGCGGAAAGGACCTCGAAAAATAGTAATAAGATGAGTTCGCGAATAGATACTCTATTTTCGACTTTTTCTTGTGAAAACCACAGAATGATTGCATTTGATGGAAATATTGATAGCCTTAAAATGGATGAAGCAAAAGTAGAGAGTATTATTCAGCATGAAAAGGATAGAACGTATGAGTATTTCTCTAGTATTATTTTTCACTAA
- a CDS encoding lipopolysaccharide biosynthesis protein yields MDNKQIKQNNKALLTGTIVYAIGNLGTKILTFLIVPLYTYYISTSDMGDYDLLITSVSLLTPLISLRISDATYNWMIKRTASNEICIKATYNYLLKSCALAVIIIGVASRFIHIWNVGLFLAIMVLEPILETTQKILRGLKNQKLFAASGIIYTGILVSLNFLTVCVLKIGVTSLLVNTVISHIISIALIFCLEKRMRCLTVTVNKSELLITQKEMLKYSMPLVPSTLSWWVMSVSDRYVVRFFLGSSFNGIYAIATKFPSVLQTFFVLFNNAWTDMVLANLQSKEENSKYVSDLFEKMYMFSFSAIFCLIPVTKVITQVILSTDYKIGSIYIGFLYLGAVFQGFSTFASVGYLQSKKTARAATSSLAGAIVNLLVDFILIKAVGLFATALSTYAGFLVMWLVRMYDIRKDWPIAVNIPKFTIMTFVATIIATVTIWTTVEIDAIMTAFFGVLFIALNKNYITAIIKKVKHKR; encoded by the coding sequence ATGGACAATAAGCAAATAAAACAAAATAACAAAGCGTTATTAACCGGAACAATAGTATACGCCATAGGAAATTTGGGAACTAAAATCCTTACATTCTTAATTGTTCCTCTTTATACATACTATATCAGTACATCTGATATGGGAGACTATGACCTTTTAATTACAAGTGTTAGTTTATTAACTCCACTAATTAGCTTAAGGATTTCGGATGCAACCTATAATTGGATGATCAAACGAACAGCGAGTAATGAGATATGTATAAAAGCTACTTATAACTATTTGTTGAAAAGTTGTGCACTTGCAGTCATAATTATTGGTGTTGCAAGTCGCTTTATACATATTTGGAATGTAGGGTTGTTTTTGGCAATCATGGTTCTTGAACCTATATTGGAGACAACTCAAAAGATTTTGCGTGGGTTGAAAAATCAGAAACTGTTTGCGGCATCGGGAATTATTTATACAGGTATACTTGTTTCGCTTAATTTCCTTACGGTTTGTGTTTTGAAAATTGGCGTGACAAGTTTGCTTGTGAATACTGTTATCAGCCATATCATAAGCATTGCACTCATTTTCTGCTTGGAGAAGAGAATGAGATGCTTGACAGTAACAGTCAATAAATCCGAACTCCTGATTACTCAAAAAGAGATGCTGAAATACTCTATGCCCTTAGTGCCATCGACGCTTAGTTGGTGGGTGATGAGTGTGTCGGATAGATATGTAGTGCGTTTTTTCCTTGGTAGTTCTTTTAACGGCATATATGCAATTGCAACGAAGTTTCCATCTGTTCTTCAAACATTCTTTGTGCTGTTTAATAACGCATGGACAGATATGGTTTTGGCTAATTTACAGTCAAAAGAAGAAAACAGTAAATATGTATCTGACTTATTTGAAAAAATGTACATGTTTTCTTTTTCAGCTATTTTCTGCCTAATTCCAGTAACGAAGGTTATTACACAGGTTATATTGAGTACGGATTATAAGATCGGATCGATTTATATTGGTTTCCTATATTTAGGAGCAGTTTTTCAGGGATTTTCAACATTTGCAAGTGTTGGGTATCTTCAGAGTAAAAAAACAGCTAGAGCGGCAACGTCAAGTTTGGCGGGCGCAATAGTCAACTTACTTGTGGATTTTATATTGATAAAGGCTGTTGGCTTATTTGCGACAGCACTTTCGACTTATGCCGGTTTCTTAGTGATGTGGCTCGTTCGGATGTATGATATTAGAAAGGATTGGCCGATTGCGGTAAATATACCTAAATTTACAATAATGACGTTTGTGGCTACTATTATTGCAACCGTAACGATTTGGACAACAGTTGAAATTGACGCAATTATGACAGCGTTTTTTGGAGTCCTTTTTATTGCCTTAAATAAGAATTATATTACTGCAATTATCAAAAAGGTAAAACACAAGCGATAA
- a CDS encoding Coenzyme F420 hydrogenase/dehydrogenase, beta subunit C-terminal domain encodes MNALKTYACYNKNNELRMRSSSGAIFSSLAECVFEKHGVVYGVAMSSDCYAAELISVTNKNDLDKLRGSKYLQAKVGNAFKNIKKDLLLGKIVLFTGTGCQVNGLKKYLGKEYENLICVDVICHGAPSPALWKEYAQYQEQRNGGKLKSVNFRCKENSWTDFGMKEVLEDTSEGKAKKLFISKDEDFYMQMFLKNYCLRPSCYDCVAKKQKMSDLTIADFWGINDVEPEMSDGLGTSLVLIRTVKGQNIFNQISIKLKLKEVSYEAGVKKNSAEFRSCTRPLQRDAFFDDMRNLNFEELEEKYSAPIKHSLKAKIKNLIKSILRVIRGAERVMQNMDYSLCFVFDCKEEHH; translated from the coding sequence ATGAATGCATTGAAGACTTATGCTTGCTATAATAAAAATAATGAGTTGAGAATGAGGAGTTCTTCAGGAGCTATTTTTTCTTCTCTGGCAGAGTGCGTATTTGAAAAGCATGGTGTCGTATATGGCGTAGCAATGTCAAGTGATTGTTATGCGGCTGAGCTTATTTCAGTCACAAATAAGAATGACTTGGATAAACTTCGAGGTTCAAAATATTTGCAAGCAAAAGTTGGTAATGCATTTAAAAATATAAAAAAAGATCTATTGTTAGGTAAAATCGTTCTGTTTACTGGAACAGGATGCCAAGTTAATGGTCTGAAAAAATATCTGGGTAAAGAATATGAAAACTTGATTTGTGTGGATGTTATTTGCCATGGTGCACCGTCGCCTGCATTGTGGAAAGAATATGCACAGTATCAGGAACAGAGAAATGGAGGAAAGCTGAAGAGCGTCAATTTCCGGTGTAAGGAAAATAGCTGGACCGATTTTGGGATGAAAGAGGTTCTTGAAGATACTTCAGAAGGAAAAGCCAAGAAATTATTTATATCTAAAGACGAAGATTTTTATATGCAGATGTTCTTGAAAAACTATTGCCTGAGACCATCTTGTTATGATTGTGTGGCAAAAAAGCAGAAAATGTCTGACTTAACGATTGCTGATTTCTGGGGAATCAATGATGTTGAACCAGAGATGAGTGATGGGCTTGGAACGTCATTGGTATTGATTCGCACAGTTAAAGGACAGAATATATTTAATCAGATCAGTATTAAGCTGAAATTAAAAGAAGTGTCTTATGAAGCTGGAGTGAAAAAGAACTCTGCAGAATTTAGATCGTGTACAAGACCATTGCAAAGAGATGCATTTTTTGATGATATGCGTAACTTAAACTTTGAAGAATTGGAAGAAAAATATTCTGCTCCAATAAAGCATTCATTGAAAGCGAAAATAAAAAACTTAATCAAGAGTATACTTCGGGTAATCCGGGGGGCAGAGAGAGTAATGCAGAATATGGATTACTCTTTGTGTTTCGTGTTTGATTGTAAGGAGGAGCATCATTGA
- a CDS encoding NADH-quinone oxidoreductase subunit I yields MKEIPILYSRKEECSGCTACYAICPQEAISMIEDEEGFEYPHIDENRCVRCYQCLKVCPFKIENEA; encoded by the coding sequence TTGAAAGAGATACCAATATTATATAGCAGAAAAGAAGAATGCAGTGGGTGTACTGCCTGTTATGCGATTTGTCCACAAGAAGCTATTTCGATGATAGAGGACGAAGAAGGCTTCGAATATCCACACATTGATGAAAATAGGTGCGTTCGTTGCTATCAGTGTTTGAAGGTTTGTCCTTTTAAGATAGAGAATGAAGCATAA
- the glmS gene encoding glutamine--fructose-6-phosphate transaminase (isomerizing) — protein MCGIVGFTGNRQAAPILLDGLSKLEYRGYDSAGLAVRDGENLAQVVKAKGRLSNLIKKTDNGNALKGTCGIGHTRWATHGEPSQTNAHPHVSGNCTRSGSGAVESEVVGVHNGIIENYTELKEKLLKRGYTFYSQTDTEVVIKLVDYYYKKYNLGPIDAIAKTMVRVRGSYALELMFRDYPGEIWVARKDSPMIIGIADGETYVASDVPAILKYTRNVYYIGNLEFAKLVPGEAHFYDLNGDEIEKQTTEIKWDAEAAEKAGFEHFMMKEIHEQPKAVQDTMNSVIKDGAIDLSSVEITEDEIKNFEQIYIVACGSAWHVGMAAQYVLEDIADIPVRVELASEFRYRKMPLNQNALVIAVSQSGETADTLAALRLAKEKGITTMAIVNVVGSSIAREADKVFYTLAGPEISVATTKAYSAQLAAMYCLAVQFAKIRGKITDEQYSYYISELLTLPEKMQKVLEDKERIQWFAAKYANAHDVFFVGRGIDYAVCLEGSLKLKEISYIHSEAYAAGELKHGTISLIEQGTLVIGVLTQSELYEKTVSNMLECKSRGAYLMGLTIYGKYEIEDQVNFTVYVPKVDEHFVGSLAVIPLQLLGYYVSVAKGLDVDKPRNLAKSVTVE, from the coding sequence ATGTGTGGAATCGTTGGTTTTACAGGAAATAGACAAGCAGCACCGATTCTGTTGGACGGCCTGTCGAAACTGGAATATAGAGGATATGACTCGGCGGGACTGGCCGTCCGGGATGGAGAAAATCTGGCACAGGTTGTGAAAGCAAAAGGCCGCCTGTCCAATCTGATCAAGAAAACGGATAACGGAAATGCTCTGAAAGGAACCTGTGGTATCGGGCACACTCGCTGGGCAACACATGGTGAGCCGAGCCAGACGAATGCGCATCCGCACGTTTCCGGTAACTGCACCCGTTCTGGTTCTGGTGCAGTTGAATCAGAAGTTGTCGGTGTGCATAACGGTATCATTGAAAACTATACAGAGCTGAAGGAAAAGCTGCTGAAGCGCGGCTATACATTCTACAGCCAGACAGATACCGAAGTGGTCATCAAGTTAGTGGACTACTATTATAAAAAGTATAATCTCGGCCCTATCGATGCCATTGCCAAGACGATGGTTCGTGTCCGTGGCTCCTATGCTCTTGAGCTGATGTTCCGTGACTATCCGGGCGAAATCTGGGTGGCCCGTAAGGACAGCCCGATGATCATCGGTATTGCGGATGGTGAGACCTATGTGGCTTCGGATGTCCCTGCAATCCTGAAGTATACGAGAAATGTCTACTATATCGGGAACCTTGAGTTTGCAAAGCTGGTTCCGGGTGAGGCTCACTTCTATGACCTGAATGGCGATGAGATCGAGAAGCAGACCACAGAAATTAAGTGGGATGCAGAGGCAGCAGAAAAAGCAGGCTTCGAGCACTTCATGATGAAAGAGATCCATGAGCAGCCAAAAGCTGTTCAGGATACTATGAACTCTGTGATCAAGGACGGTGCAATCGACCTGTCCAGCGTGGAAATCACCGAGGATGAAATCAAGAACTTCGAGCAGATCTATATCGTTGCCTGCGGTTCTGCATGGCATGTAGGTATGGCTGCTCAGTATGTGCTGGAAGATATAGCAGATATCCCGGTGCGTGTGGAACTTGCATCTGAGTTCCGCTATCGCAAGATGCCGCTCAATCAGAATGCTCTGGTGATTGCTGTCAGCCAGTCTGGCGAGACAGCGGATACACTGGCAGCACTTCGGCTTGCAAAAGAGAAAGGTATCACCACGATGGCAATCGTCAATGTGGTGGGCAGCAGTATTGCTCGTGAAGCGGACAAGGTGTTCTACACACTCGCTGGCCCGGAAATCTCTGTTGCGACAACCAAGGCATACAGCGCACAGCTTGCAGCTATGTACTGCCTGGCTGTTCAGTTCGCAAAAATCAGAGGTAAAATTACGGACGAACAGTACAGTTACTATATTTCTGAACTGCTGACTCTCCCGGAAAAGATGCAGAAAGTCCTGGAAGACAAGGAGCGTATCCAGTGGTTTGCTGCGAAGTACGCCAATGCACATGACGTGTTCTTCGTGGGGCGTGGTATCGACTATGCAGTCTGCTTGGAAGGCAGTCTGAAGCTGAAAGAAATCAGCTATATCCACTCGGAAGCATATGCTGCGGGAGAACTGAAGCACGGAACCATCAGCCTGATCGAGCAGGGAACACTGGTCATCGGTGTGCTGACACAGAGTGAGCTGTACGAGAAAACTGTAAGTAATATGCTAGAGTGCAAGAGCCGTGGAGCCTACCTGATGGGTCTGACTATCTACGGAAAATACGAAATCGAGGATCAGGTGAACTTCACAGTTTATGTGCCAAAGGTGGATGAACACTTTGTTGGCAGCCTTGCAGTGATCCCGCTGCAGTTGCTGGGATACTATGTGTCTGTTGCAAAAGGTCTGGACGTGGATAAACCGAGAAACCTTGCGAAGAGTGTGACGGTGGAATAA
- a CDS encoding acyltransferase family protein — translation MPTENIIRKSRMDYIDIYIAFGIILMVMGHIGFGGKFDQFIHAFHMPMFFFISGFFYKEKHIDVKKCAFDKAKKLLTPYFVFGGVLLPLVSE, via the coding sequence ATGCCAACAGAGAATATCATAAGAAAAAGTCGAATGGATTATATAGATATATATATAGCATTTGGCATTATTTTGATGGTCATGGGGCATATTGGATTTGGCGGAAAGTTTGACCAGTTCATACATGCCTTTCATATGCCGATGTTTTTCTTTATATCAGGGTTCTTTTATAAAGAAAAACATATTGATGTGAAAAAGTGTGCTTTTGATAAAGCAAAAAAACTCCTGACGCCGTATTTTGTATTCGGGGGGGTGCTGCTTCCTTTGGTGTCTGAATAG
- a CDS encoding sugar phosphate nucleotidyltransferase, whose amino-acid sequence MKTTLLIMAAGIGSRFGTGIKQLEPVDASNHIIMDYSIHDAIEAGFNHVVFIIRKDIEREFKEVIGDRIASICSVHNVTVDYAFQDINDIPGTLPEGRTKPWGTGQAVLAAKKVINTPFIVINADDYYGKEGFKAVHEYLVNGGKSCMAGFVLKNTLSDNGGVTRGICKMDEENNLTEVVETKNIVKTANGAEADGVVIDTDSLVSMNMWGLTPDFLTMLEEGFKEFFEKEVPGNPLKAEYLIPIFIGELLNEDKMSVKVLKTNDTWYGMTYHEDVAAVKDSFKKMLESGMYKADLFSDL is encoded by the coding sequence ATGAAAACAACATTACTTATTATGGCAGCCGGAATTGGCAGCCGATTTGGAACAGGAATCAAACAGTTGGAGCCGGTGGATGCTTCTAATCATATTATTATGGATTACTCGATTCATGATGCGATTGAGGCTGGCTTCAACCATGTTGTATTTATTATCCGTAAGGATATTGAGAGGGAGTTCAAAGAGGTCATTGGTGATCGTATCGCATCCATTTGTTCCGTTCATAATGTAACTGTGGACTATGCGTTTCAGGATATCAACGATATCCCTGGAACTCTGCCGGAAGGCCGGACGAAGCCGTGGGGAACCGGACAGGCCGTGCTTGCAGCAAAGAAGGTCATCAACACTCCGTTCATTGTGATCAATGCAGACGATTACTATGGTAAGGAAGGCTTCAAGGCTGTTCATGAGTATCTGGTGAATGGCGGCAAGTCCTGTATGGCAGGTTTTGTGCTGAAGAACACGTTATCTGATAACGGCGGCGTGACACGTGGCATCTGCAAGATGGACGAGGAAAACAACCTGACCGAGGTCGTAGAAACCAAGAACATCGTGAAGACAGCGAACGGAGCAGAGGCGGATGGAGTGGTTATCGATACGGACTCTCTGGTTTCCATGAATATGTGGGGATTGACTCCTGATTTTCTCACGATGTTGGAGGAAGGATTCAAAGAATTCTTCGAGAAAGAAGTACCGGGTAATCCGTTGAAGGCAGAGTATCTGATTCCTATCTTCATCGGTGAGCTGTTGAACGAAGATAAGATGTCCGTGAAGGTTCTGAAAACCAACGATACCTGGTATGGCATGACCTATCACGAAGATGTTGCTGCTGTAAAGGACAGCTTTAAGAAGATGCTAGAGAGTGGCATGTATAAGGCTGATCTCTTCAGTGATCTGTAA
- a CDS encoding VanZ family protein translates to MMKGTIDLFGKILTNILTALYEPFGFSLLLSFLAMFFYLYAYEPTEAGKGWKSAIVTWYRKFKESVYFRKLFLLAFVTSMILFRTLLNRNLWMNPLSNVMGGWGIWETVNGEQKLTTECIENVIMMVPFSAVVMWTFGQREKILWQSGKIAFIFSVVIEMLQLLLRLGTFQVADIFYNTVGGVVGGLLYYVVMKVRKKL, encoded by the coding sequence ATGATGAAAGGAACGATTGATTTATTCGGAAAGATCCTCACAAACATCCTAACTGCTTTGTATGAACCATTTGGATTCTCGCTCCTGCTTTCCTTCCTTGCCATGTTTTTCTACTTATATGCTTATGAACCTACCGAAGCCGGCAAAGGCTGGAAGAGTGCTATAGTAACATGGTATAGGAAATTCAAAGAGAGTGTGTACTTTAGAAAGCTGTTTCTATTGGCTTTTGTGACATCGATGATCTTGTTCCGAACATTGTTGAACCGAAACCTGTGGATGAACCCGTTGTCTAACGTCATGGGCGGCTGGGGCATCTGGGAGACAGTGAATGGCGAGCAGAAGCTGACAACGGAGTGCATTGAGAACGTGATCATGATGGTGCCGTTTTCAGCGGTAGTGATGTGGACGTTTGGGCAGAGAGAGAAGATATTGTGGCAAAGCGGAAAGATTGCATTCATTTTTTCGGTAGTGATAGAAATGCTGCAGTTATTACTACGACTAGGTACATTCCAAGTGGCAGACATCTTTTATAACACAGTCGGTGGAGTAGTCGGCGGTCTGTTGTATTATGTGGTTATGAAAGTTAGGAAGAAGCTGTAA
- the gloA2 gene encoding SMU1112c/YaeR family gloxylase I-like metalloprotein → MNLSKIHHIAIIVSDYEAAKDFYVNKLGFSVIRENYRPERNDWKLDLRVNEHTELEIFAEPKPPMRVNRPEACGLRHLAFCVDSVEQTVKELAEVGIECEPIRVDDYTGKKMTFFHDPDGLPLELHE, encoded by the coding sequence ATGAACTTATCAAAAATACATCATATTGCAATCATCGTATCTGACTACGAAGCAGCCAAGGATTTCTATGTGAACAAGCTGGGCTTCTCTGTTATCAGAGAAAACTACCGTCCGGAGCGGAATGACTGGAAGCTTGACCTACGTGTCAATGAACACACAGAATTGGAGATTTTTGCAGAGCCAAAGCCACCGATGCGCGTGAATCGCCCGGAGGCCTGTGGTCTGCGTCACCTTGCTTTCTGTGTTGACAGCGTGGAGCAGACGGTGAAAGAGCTGGCAGAGGTCGGAATTGAATGCGAACCGATTCGTGTGGATGATTATACTGGAAAGAAGATGACTTTCTTCCACGACCCGGATGGCTTGCCGCTGGAGCTGCATGAATAA
- the hxsD gene encoding His-Xaa-Ser system protein HxsD, translating into MKSYIKMINREMYPKSALLKASYAFIKDYYIHLEQKIEDYIITITSKDGQDLSEVIPEEFENELLAQTVRNQVYSETHSLREILMARAMASTMVMSDDPTEIMEKQEDRFPDERLDFILEDWFDHE; encoded by the coding sequence GTGAAGAGTTACATAAAAATGATAAACAGGGAGATGTACCCTAAGTCTGCCTTATTAAAGGCATCTTATGCGTTCATTAAAGATTACTATATCCATCTTGAGCAGAAGATTGAGGATTACATTATAACTATTACATCAAAAGACGGGCAGGATTTGTCAGAGGTAATTCCGGAAGAATTTGAGAACGAACTCCTGGCTCAGACGGTTCGAAATCAGGTATACAGTGAAACGCATTCTCTCAGAGAAATTTTAATGGCAAGGGCGATGGCATCTACGATGGTAATGAGTGATGATCCGACTGAAATTATGGAGAAACAAGAAGATAGGTTTCCCGATGAGAGGTTAGATTTTATACTGGAGGACTGGTTTGATCATGAATAG
- a CDS encoding HxsD-like protein: protein MNSKSKKIEFNLELYPREAFEPAIRAYSQFCTVKVEYGRDRAFCEFESDQMSADLIALEFGNYLLETMQQGLKL, encoded by the coding sequence ATGAATAGTAAGTCAAAGAAGATAGAATTTAATCTTGAACTTTATCCTCGTGAAGCATTTGAACCTGCAATCCGGGCCTATTCACAATTTTGTACGGTAAAGGTTGAATACGGCAGAGACAGAGCTTTTTGTGAATTTGAATCAGACCAAATGTCAGCTGACCTGATTGCACTTGAGTTTGGGAACTACTTATTAGAAACTATGCAGCAGGGATTAAAGTTATGA
- a CDS encoding A24 family peptidase, which translates to MIWIESFMMAVLIYTIVSAVWSDCHSALISNKLILRSLFVFVPLNAIYYGVFARVYINLFFTNMLGITLISFLFYAYHIWAAGDSKLLFVIGLGIPARLYSFWHIGPVPGFAILIAVFSVAFVYVIIDSIICAIKDRSLFQIKLQKVNFKSIIVSYLFMVGLMRIVNLLLGLLMGDYLYDKNFFLTAIDFLIILTLMLLRDKLSGIALTAVTMVIWGILVMLYFAHVIAFSGMIFEVKPWLVVLIVMLMRTIAERYNYKVIPTEEIRERMIPSAVTVISFQSSRVQGMPTCMTEDLRARLSKEEVDSIMRWKNSKQGKPTIIIVRKIPFAIFIAIGTLTFMLMEGLVLWNVI; encoded by the coding sequence ATGATCTGGATAGAAAGTTTTATGATGGCAGTGCTGATCTATACCATCGTATCTGCTGTCTGGTCAGACTGTCACAGCGCACTAATATCGAATAAATTGATATTGCGTTCACTTTTCGTCTTTGTTCCCCTGAATGCCATTTATTATGGGGTTTTTGCTCGTGTATACATAAACTTATTTTTTACAAACATGCTGGGAATCACATTGATTTCCTTCCTTTTTTATGCCTATCATATCTGGGCAGCCGGAGATAGTAAACTGTTGTTTGTGATAGGGCTGGGAATACCTGCAAGACTCTATTCATTTTGGCATATAGGACCGGTGCCGGGATTTGCGATTTTGATTGCAGTGTTCTCAGTGGCATTTGTGTATGTCATCATAGATTCGATTATCTGCGCAATCAAGGACCGGTCCTTATTTCAGATTAAACTGCAAAAAGTCAATTTCAAGAGTATAATTGTATCGTATTTATTTATGGTTGGGCTTATGAGAATTGTTAATCTGTTGCTGGGTCTGCTGATGGGGGACTATCTTTATGATAAAAATTTTTTCTTAACTGCTATAGATTTTCTTATAATTTTAACTTTGATGCTGCTGAGAGATAAACTGTCCGGCATTGCTCTAACTGCAGTGACAATGGTGATCTGGGGTATACTGGTCATGTTATACTTTGCTCATGTAATAGCATTTTCAGGTATGATATTTGAAGTGAAGCCATGGTTGGTTGTACTAATCGTGATGCTGATGCGAACGATTGCAGAGCGCTATAACTACAAAGTAATTCCAACTGAGGAGATAAGGGAGCGAATGATTCCCTCTGCAGTTACGGTTATATCTTTTCAATCCTCAAGGGTACAGGGGATGCCTACATGCATGACAGAGGATTTGAGAGCAAGATTGTCAAAAGAAGAGGTGGACTCGATTATGCGCTGGAAGAATTCAAAGCAGGGAAAGCCGACGATTATCATTGTACGAAAGATTCCATTTGCAATCTTCATCGCAATAGGAACTTTGACATTTATGCTGATGGAGGGGCTGGTATTATGGAATGTTATTTAA